In Microscilla marina ATCC 23134, the genomic window TGAGGGATTTTTTGCGAAAGGTTGGCTTTTACTTTCTTGCCTGGTGTTTTTGCCTGTAGCTTTTGTTTTTCTATTTCCAGGGTTTTTTTCAGCAGGTGTACTTTGCCATAAGCCAGCTCACGCAAATTGCCTACCCCAGTGCCTGCCATTACCTGGCACCATCCGTTTACACAAGTGTTGCTTTCGTCATTTTTGCCATTGTAGCCGTAGTTATGGTAAATGTTTTTTCCTTCCATTTTTCGGGCAACCAACCACACTCTGTACTGGTAATACTTATCGCGCAAAGCATGGAGTTGTTTGATCAGGGTATCTTTTTCAAGTTTTTCTTTGGCAAAAAAAGTGTTTTTATAAGCCACCAGTCTTTGTTTGAGGGTAGTAATACTTGTGTTGAGTTTTTTCGATACAGTTTGAATAATTTGTTTTGCAATGGGGTAATTGATAGAGTAAGCAGGATCATTATTGGCGTAAGTTTTCTGTAAAGCCGCACTGCCAAATATCAGAGAAAACACCCCTAAAATGAAAAACCTTTTCATAATTTATTATGCCTGTTATTTTAATAATAGATGGATTAAAAACATTTACTCCCGCTAAAGTTGTGCCATCCTATATACGTTTTATATGACAAGACAAGGTGGCACCAACGAATTGTTGTTTACCAGTTATTTTTCGGGGAGAGTGATAAACGAGCCATTCTGTCCATACAAGGTGTCTTTTTGTGTAATAATGTATGTACGTACATTATATTCGGTTTCCCTGTTTAAGTAACCCATATTACTTATAAAATCAAGGCTGTCAGATTTGGCTCCCAACTTTGTAACGCTGTCAGCAATGGTGGGGTTTTCGTTGATTGACCAACAGTGCCCGTGCTCTATAACGGTATTTGTAGGTACAAGATCTAGTTTACCTATTGCTTGAGCACTGGTGTCTTTTACAATCACTATAAAAGTAGTGACTCTGGGGACGGTAAACTTATAGTTTTCTCCATAAATAAAGCCGTTTTCGTTGTCATAAGTATACCCCCTCACAAAATAAGTAGTGCCAGGTTGGAGCGGGGCAAGGCTACTGGTATAATTGCTCGCTTTGCGTTTTTCGCCCAGTTCGGTAAACTGTTTACCTTCTCCTACTACAGGGTTGATGATGGTGTCCCAGCAATGCCCGTGTTGCTTTACCCTACTACTATTGCGGTTGCTTACATCGCGTAACGTACCTGTAATGGTGGCCTTGGTATAGTCCAGGCTATCGGTGGTTCCGGTAGCCACAAAGCTTTTTCGTTCCAGTTGCACCAGGTCACAGGCAGAAAGTGCCATCAGGCAAAAAAACATATAAAGTCCAGTTTTTGTCATTGTAAGTGCCAAATCAAAATTAAAAGTGTAGTTGGTTTCTTATTAAAGCAAGCATCCCGATCCCGACAAATTGCAGATGGCTATTATGCTCCGGCAAGGGAATCGCCCCTCCTACATTTGTAACCGAAAACATGCCAAGATTTTAGCTAATTCGTAATTACTTATCCTGGCGTCACCATCAAACCATTGTTTAAAACTTCCACAAAAAACCTATGGAAGAAGAGTTAAGTACGGGGTTATACCCTAGGCTGATCACCTTTTGTTGCCTTCTTTGCAGGTTTCGTCTGATAATTCTTTTCTTTCGTCTTTTGTTATGTCCTCCTCTTATGGCCACTTTTACTATGTCGTAAGCCCACAAACCCGCCGCCAACACCGCTGCTGTAGTAGCAAGCAGGTTTTGCCGATTGGCTCGCTTATACAAATCCTGGGTTTCGCTTAAGGTGGTTGCTTCCAGGTATTTTTGGTAGTTGTTGTTCGACAACTGCTTTAAATACAAACTACCTGCAATAAGCCCATAAGTACCTGCTGCAGTAAGTATCCAGCGCCATTTCCATTTTTTACGGGGTTTCTTTACATACACATTGCCCCAACCCGGCAACAACGCTGAACGCAAGGCATTGATTGGACCACCCAAAAAAGGTTCATACGAAGCGTCTACCTTAAACTCTACGTTTTGCCCGTCAAACCCATTGCCTTCGGCCAGGTAATACCAATATATTTTTTGGTCTTTTCCGGCAATCAACTCATTGCCTACATCACCTTTTACTTGGGTAAGAGGCCCTATAAAAGTAGCACCACCATCTTGAGTATACGTCAGCTGAATGTTATAAGTAGCCAGATAGTCACCCAGTTTGGCGTTGGTTTCTACTATGCTATAGCCAATCATAATACGGTTGCTGTCTTTTTGCAATACCGGATTGAGCTGTTGGAAATCTATCTGGGCGTTGGCTATGCCAGCAAAAAGCCCCACAATCATTACTGACCTTATTAGAAGTTTTATCATAAAATACCCCTTAGCAAATGGTTTAATATTGTTTGTTTTAAGTCACGACTTTTCGTGATACTACTGTATTTGTGGGTCTATTGTGTCGAGCGAATTACCCGCAACTCTACCCGTCGGTTTTTAGCCTTGTTCTTTTTGCTGGTATTGGGCACCAGAGGGCGGTCTTCGCCAAACCCCTTGGTGACCAATCTGTTTTGGTCAATTTTCTTTTCTTTGAGATAGTCTGCCACACTTTTGGCGCGTCGGTTCGACAGTTTCAGGTTTTTTGCCTTACTTCCTACATTATCGGTGTGGGCTTCTATGCTCAACTTTACCTTTGGATTAGTCTGCAGCATTTTTACTACCCGGTTGAGCTCTATAAAAGAAGAGTCTTTGAGTGCTGCCGAGTTAAAGTCAAAATAAATATCGTTCAGGGCAATTTTAGCCCCGGTTTTTAACTTGGTCAATTTTACCATTACATTTTTTGAAGCACCCTTCGGCTGAACTTTTATTGTTTGGGTATGGAAAAAGTAGTTTTTCGAGGCGTTCACTTCCATATCGTATTCATCGCCTTCACGTAGTTTCACCTGAATAGCCCTGCCCGAACCCGTTGTTGGATGGATAATAATTTGTTCATTGCGGTTTTTGTTGGTAAAAATAGCCCCTGCTTTTATATTTTCATCTGTTTCTAAATCTTGCACATTCAACGACACCGTCTTTCCCCCCTTTACTGCCAGCAAGCTAGCATCTTTTAGGCTTGCCTTATCTTTAAATTGGCGTACTGTATATATATTATAACCTTGCACTTTTTGGGCGGTTATCAATAAATTGGTTCCTTTACTTTTGTTGATTTTTCCTTTATAAATCGCCAGGTTATTGCCATCTTTTATCTCTACATCGTAATCGTCTTTCTCGCGGATACCTACCTTGTATACACCATCTTTGTTTCGGTCTTTGTTGTTCAGCGTAATTTGCTCATTTCGGTTTTTGTTGTTCAGTACTACATTTACTGGCACATCGTTTCCTGTTTCTACATCGCTTACTTTTAGCCCAAAAGCCACTCTTTGGGGGCGCATCAATACCTGCTGGTTGTCTTTATAGTTAACCTTTTTGCCTGTAAGGTCATAAACAAGGGTAGTATCGGCATAGTCGGCAAGGCTAAGCTTAATTTGGTACTTTTTATAAATAGGCAGGTTTAGGCTGAGCTGGTCTTTTGTAAAACTACCCGGAAATTCACTCAATACTTGCTTGGTAGAGTCGTTGAGCACCTGTACCCGGGGGCGTAAAGACTTTTGGGGGTTTTCAGCGTCTTTTGCTGTCAGTGTGAGCGTAACAGTGGCTACATCGAAGTTGGCTTTTTTGGTTTTGGGCGTGTTTATCTTGATTTGGGCATGGCTCTCAAATCCTATAAAAAGAATGAGTAATAAAACAGTAAAATATCCAGGTAGAGGTCTTTTCATTGCTTGTTGTTTTAGCACTTGGGCAAAGTTTATAGAAAAAATAAAGCTCTTAGTCACGCTAAAAAACGTATAAGTTGATGTATAAAATAATAACTGGGAGATAAAGTAATGAAATTTCAGGCAAAATGCCGTTTTTTGGAGTGGCAAATCTACCTCACCTTATTGATTAAATTGCCTAAATTCTTTGAATACTAGGTATAAAAATGTAACTTGCATTACATAATACTCGTTATGCATATTACGAGAATCAAGGTAAAACTTGCACAAAACGTTAAATTTTCGTTTATTTATTATATCATTCGCAGAAACAAAATCTATATAAGACATGAATAAAACAACAAAACTTGTTTTTTTTGTAGTACTAATTGTAGTCGGTTTGGTTGCGTTTAAGTTCCTTGCTGGAATGCTACGCAATATTCTGTTTATAGCAGTTGCCGCCGTTTTAGCAATTGGTGCGTACCGTTTCGTATTTGGCTCAAAAGCAGGAAAAAAATAAACACTCACCCGTTCAATTGGGAAAATGTATCGAGGCATACTCTGTATTCAGGGTGTGCTTTTTTTATGTCCAATATACTAGGATTAAAGTGATTACCTGCGGTGAGCTCGTCACAGCAAGCTGCCCCGATGAATCGGGATTTATAAATAGACTCGGTTTTAGGATTTACAGGATTAGCTGAAGCAGAACTCAGCACAGCAAGCTGTAGCTTCGGTTGATTAATGTTGGTATTCAGACAATTAGTCAAAATCTATCCTCAAAACCATTTTTGTTTAAGTATATTATACCTTTGCCGTTCAACAACTCTTATAATTATGCCTGTATTTACTGATCAAATGCAACGTAAGGTAACCATTGCTGACTCGCCTCAGCGCATTGTGTCTTTGGTGCCCTCGCAAACCGAACTTTTGTTTGACTTAGGGTTGCAAGACCAAATAGTAGGCATCACTAAGTTTTGCGTGCATCCCAAGGCTTTATGTGCTGCTAAAACCCACATAGGAGGTACCAAAAACTTTCACTTTGACCGCATAGAGGCACTCAAGCCCGACCTGATCATTGGCAACAAAGAAGAAAACTACCAGGAAGGCATTGACACCTTGGCAAAAAAATACCCGGTATGGATGAGCGACATCTTTACCCTGAATGATGCTTTGCAGATGATGCAGCAATTGAGCGAAATCACCCAGACCAGCCCACGGGCTCAGGTGCTCATACAACAGATAAAAGACCAATTTGAGGCATTTGTACTGCCCGATCAGGCATTTTCTGCCAAGGTTGCTTACTTTATTTGGCGCAAGCCCTATATGGTGGCTGGCAGCCAAAATTTTATCGACGAAATGATAAAACACTGTGGTTGGCAAAATGTATTTGCTCACCAGCCCCGTTATCCAGTGGTAAACCCTGAACAACTGGCGGCACAATCGCCCGATATTATTTTGTTATCGTCTGAACCTTACCCTTTTAAGCAAAAACACCTGGAAGAGTTTAAACAGATTTGCCCTCAGGCTAAAGTCCTGTTGGTAGATGGAGAGCTTTTTTCGTGGTATGGTAGTCGGTTGCGTTTGGCTCCTGCTTATTTTGGGCAATTGCTAAACGAGGTGGTCGTTTGATAAGCTTGCCTACTTCAATAGTATCACAATGGCGCCTATGCCAGTGAGTATAAGAATAAGTTTACGGTAATAGCGTTCGTTTATTTTTCTGACCAGGCGTACCCCTGTCAACAAGCCCAGCAAAACCAGGGGTACCAAACGCACATCAAGGCTTGCAGTATCTAAGTTGATGGTTTGCCAGGCAAAAATATGAAAAGGTAGCTTGAACAGGTTGATAAGTAAAAATAGCCAGGCAGCCGTGCCTATAAAATTATTTTTGGGTAAACGCATGGCCAGAAAAAACAAGTTGGTAAATGCCCCGGCAAGGTTGCCTATCATAGTAGTAAAGCCAGCCATGAGCCCCATCATGATGGCAAACCACCAATGATCGGGTACTTGTTTGTTTTTTTGCCGATCCCACCAATACATCATGGCTACAGTGGCAAGTATAATGGCTGCCATCATTTGCTTGAATACCCTTTCGGGTAAATCTTTGCCTACCCAGGCACCTACCACTACGCCCAGCATCATGGCGGGCAACAAACGCTTAAGGTGATGCCATTCGGTGTAGCGGTGGTAGTAGATAACGGCAAACACGTCGCCTACCAACAGCAAAGGCAGTATAATGCCAGTAGATGCTTTGCCCCCAAAAACCATTGCCATAAGGGTAACTACCATAATAGAAATGCCTTTGATACCTGCTTTAGACACACCTATGATAAAGCCAGCAAGCCCAGCAAGTACCCACGAAAGCCAGCTGAGCTGGAGCGAAGAGGATAAGTCGAATATAAATAAAGCCATATATGCGCAAAACTATGCATTGCAGTGTCCAGGTGCAAGCGTTGAGGGTGGGCATTAGTCAAAAAAAATGGGTATGCTCTTAAGCTTTAAGCGACAAGTTAGGCTAGTGCATTAGGGATTAAATAATATGTGAGTAACTTAGTCCCTGATGCACTAGTGTATGCCTTTCAGTTAGGCTGTTCAAAATTAGTGACTGACCTTTCGCAGGTCAAAAATTTGTTTTCTGTGAAAAAATACCACTCAGCAAAATATGCTCATAAAAAGCAATGATTCGAGTATCTGTGAGCCATTACTTTTTTCTACAGGTAAAAAAGTAATCAAAAACCCCGCAGCTGTAATTTGTTTCGCCTAAATCTGTTGCACTACGCCGAAACAGCTCAAACTCGCCTGTGGCTCAAACAGTGATCTGTTTTTACGGCTTCGTTTCACAGATTCTTAACGGCAACAAACTAAGGCTGAATCCAGCTGACGCAACCTTAGTCCTATACTGTATTTTTTTGCTTAAAAACAAAAATACGTACTGCGAAAGGTCAGTTAGTGAATTTCTTCCCCAAGAAAACATTCAAAATCTATAAAAACCACTACATTCGGCTTATTCCATACCTGTCAGGTATTTGTCCGTATTTTAGCTGGAAAAAGTTGTTTTTAAGGAGACAACAAGAAAAATGTGTACCTTAATAGTATAGCAAAAAAAGACTTCCCTTAGTCCTTCAAAAACGTGGGGCATTTTTTTTAATGCTGAACACCCTACCTGGCAGGTATAAAATTTGGGTTTTACACCTTGCTCTAAAAGCTTTTACAGGACTTTATAGCTCGTTGATTGTGAGCGATTTATAAAATTGGCAGAAGGGATATTTCGCACTTACCACATATTTATGAGTCAAATTTGAACAACCTGCCTGACAAAGGGTTACTTAAGCCGGGAGTTTTTGGGCGAAAAAACTGAGCTCCGCTCAAAAACAGTGAGACTACCCAAAAACCATTTGCACTTGACTTGTGTGTGAGGTGGGGCAAAAGTGGGTTTTATAAAGAAACCCTGCTGTTCAATCATATATATTCGTTATTTTTGCATTTATGAGAAAAGCGATTTACTATGTACTATTTTTAGGGTTGATAAATGTCTTATTTAGTTGCAAATCGGCTCCTGAGATAGAGGGTTTTGATGCCAAAAAATGGAAAGGTGACCCCAATGCCTGTAAAAATTACCGGGCAGCTTTATTACCCGCATTGGAAAAAAACAAAGATAAACTGGTCAAAGTAGAAGCGGGGCAACTTATGCAATTGCTGGGTCGTCCGGATAAAAATGAGTTGTATCGCAGAAATCAACGTTTTTATGTCTATTTTATAGATGCAGGCAGCCAGTGCAAAGGCAACAATGGCAGTTTGGGCAGAACATTGCGGGTACGTATAGATGCTTTGCAGAGAGTATCTGAGGTGGTAGTAAATTAGACTTATCACATACACAAGACGTTTTGTCAGCGCTACCTTTTCTGG contains:
- a CDS encoding ABC transporter substrate-binding protein; the protein is MPVFTDQMQRKVTIADSPQRIVSLVPSQTELLFDLGLQDQIVGITKFCVHPKALCAAKTHIGGTKNFHFDRIEALKPDLIIGNKEENYQEGIDTLAKKYPVWMSDIFTLNDALQMMQQLSEITQTSPRAQVLIQQIKDQFEAFVLPDQAFSAKVAYFIWRKPYMVAGSQNFIDEMIKHCGWQNVFAHQPRYPVVNPEQLAAQSPDIILLSSEPYPFKQKHLEEFKQICPQAKVLLVDGELFSWYGSRLRLAPAYFGQLLNEVVV
- a CDS encoding DUF5683 domain-containing protein, yielding MIKLLIRSVMIVGLFAGIANAQIDFQQLNPVLQKDSNRIMIGYSIVETNAKLGDYLATYNIQLTYTQDGGATFIGPLTQVKGDVGNELIAGKDQKIYWYYLAEGNGFDGQNVEFKVDASYEPFLGGPINALRSALLPGWGNVYVKKPRKKWKWRWILTAAGTYGLIAGSLYLKQLSNNNYQKYLEATTLSETQDLYKRANRQNLLATTAAVLAAGLWAYDIVKVAIRGGHNKRRKKRIIRRNLQRRQQKVISLGYNPVLNSSSIGFLWKF
- a CDS encoding OmpA family protein, producing MKRPLPGYFTVLLLILFIGFESHAQIKINTPKTKKANFDVATVTLTLTAKDAENPQKSLRPRVQVLNDSTKQVLSEFPGSFTKDQLSLNLPIYKKYQIKLSLADYADTTLVYDLTGKKVNYKDNQQVLMRPQRVAFGLKVSDVETGNDVPVNVVLNNKNRNEQITLNNKDRNKDGVYKVGIREKDDYDVEIKDGNNLAIYKGKINKSKGTNLLITAQKVQGYNIYTVRQFKDKASLKDASLLAVKGGKTVSLNVQDLETDENIKAGAIFTNKNRNEQIIIHPTTGSGRAIQVKLREGDEYDMEVNASKNYFFHTQTIKVQPKGASKNVMVKLTKLKTGAKIALNDIYFDFNSAALKDSSFIELNRVVKMLQTNPKVKLSIEAHTDNVGSKAKNLKLSNRRAKSVADYLKEKKIDQNRLVTKGFGEDRPLVPNTSKKNKAKNRRVELRVIRSTQ
- a CDS encoding sulfite exporter TauE/SafE family protein; translation: MALFIFDLSSSLQLSWLSWVLAGLAGFIIGVSKAGIKGISIMVVTLMAMVFGGKASTGIILPLLLVGDVFAVIYYHRYTEWHHLKRLLPAMMLGVVVGAWVGKDLPERVFKQMMAAIILATVAMMYWWDRQKNKQVPDHWWFAIMMGLMAGFTTMIGNLAGAFTNLFFLAMRLPKNNFIGTAAWLFLLINLFKLPFHIFAWQTINLDTASLDVRLVPLVLLGLLTGVRLVRKINERYYRKLILILTGIGAIVILLK